TTCATTGCATGAAAGACGTTCCAGGTGACGTGCCCCTCGCAGAAGGAACCGCGTTCGGCGCCTACCTGCCGCGCGACGACGTCCACGACGTCGTGGTCACCCGCGGCGACGTCCCCTTCGCTGATCTCCCGCCCGGATCGCTCATCGGCACCAGCTCCGTACGCCGCCACGCCCAGCTCAGCATCCACCGGCCCGACCTCAGGACCGAACGCATCCGCGGCAATGTCGACACGCGTCTGAACCACCTGGACGAGAAGGACAGCAAGTACGCCGCCCTCGTCCTGGCCCGCACCAGCTTGATCCGCCTCGGCCTCCTGGACCGCCACCACGAGGTGCTGCCCCTGGAATTCCACAGCGCCGAGGAAGGCATCGTCTCCATGGTGCCGCCCGTGGGCGCCGGCGTCATCGGCCTACAGGCCCGCAACTCCGACACCCCGGTCATGCGGCTCCTGGACGAGCTCAACCACCCGCTGACCGCGAGTCACATCCTCGCTGAGCGCACGATGCTCCACCTGCTGTCCGGCCACTGCAACAGTCCGATCGCGGGGCACGCCTCCACCACCCCGGACGGACAGATGGGCCTGTTCGGGATGGTGTTCAACCCTGACGGCAGCGCCTTCGTCCGCTCCCAGGCCTGGGGTGACCACTCCGACCCGGCCGCGCTGGGAGCACGCGTCGCCGCCGACCTGCTCCACCAGGGCGCCCGCAACCTGATCGCTGCCACCCGGAAATGACCTGCGGGCCCGACGTACGGGCCGATCTCGCGGACAGCTCGCACGGCTGCGCGGATCAGCGTAGGCGCGTGCCCTCTTCTCCTCCGGCCAGAATCCCGATGAGGACTTCGACGGCGCCGTACCGGATCCCGCGGTCATCGCCGACGCCTGGCAGGCCTGGCGGGAGCCTACGTCGCAGAGACGCCTCACCTGGATGTCGAAGGCCACGACGCCTGGCGCGGGCGGGTCTCGCCGCGCTGGGTGCTCATCCACATGATCGAGGAGTACGCCTGGCACAACGGCCACGCCGATCTTCTCCGCGCATGCATCGATGGGCGAGAGGCCTGTGAGCCAGCACACCTGCGGCATCGAGAACACGCGGGAGGCGATGTACGCCTTCCGCACAGCGGCCAGCGACCCTGTCCCCTCCCGCTCATCGGCCGCGGACGAGGGCGAGCATCTCTTCCACGGAGCCGGCCGGATCATTGATCGGATACTGGACCGCCCGGATGATCGCGTCCGGATCGACCAGCAGGGTGAAGCGCTTGAAACGGTCGACTCCGGCCGCTCGGAAGGTCGGCAGCAGCAGCCCGGCCGCGAGCTTGCTGTCCTGGTCGGACAGCAGAGGGTAGGGCAACCTGGCGTGCGCGACGAAGGCGGCCAGCTGGTCGGGTCGCTGGGTGCTGACACCACGGATCGCGGCACCCGACGCCTCGAAGTCGGCATACCGTGACGCGTAGGTCAGCGACTCCAATGTGCAGCCCGTGGCGCCCGGGATGTCGGCCCATCCGGGTGGGTAGTCCTGGGTGCCGGGGGCGAAGGCGCCGGGGAAGAAATAGAGCACGGTCCAGACGCCGCCCGGCGCGTTGGGCGCGACCGGCTCGCCGTCGTGTCGTTCCAGGACGACGTCCGGCATCTTCCGATCGACCAGCTCATGCACCCGGCGGGCCTCGGCGGACCCGTCCTCGCTGGTAGCGGTCAGTGCCCCATCCCCCATCACATATCTGGTGCCCCAGTCCTGGAGCGCGATGAGCGCCGGCAGCAGGCCCTCACCCTTCGCGGTCAGCAGGTAGTCGTAGCGCGGCGGGTGATCGGAATAGGCCCGCTTCTCCAGGACCCCATGTGCGACAAGGCCGGCCAGGCGCTCGGCGAGAGCGCGGCGGCTGACGCCGAGCGCACGCTGGAGGCCGTCGAAGCGGGTGGTGCCGCCGGCGATGTCCCGCACCACCAGGAACGTCCACCAGTCGCCGATCACTCCAAGCGCTTGCGCGATCCCGCAGTCGGCGTCCGGTAGATCAGCTCGTTTCACATGTCGAGTATAGTGCGTTCCATTCTGAAACTCACTGGGAGCGCGATGATGACAGTCGACAGTGCACGTGGTACGAGCGTCTTCTGGCGGTGGTGGACGGCCGGCACCATCAGCGCGGTCGGCTCAGCGGTGGGCGCAGTGGCGCTGCCGCTGACGGCGTTGACGGTGGTCAATGCCTCCGCGTTCGAGATGGGCATGATCGTCGCCGCCAGTTACGTCGCCTGGATCGTGATCGGCCTGCCCGCCGGCGTGATGGTGCAGCGACTACCCATGCGAAGGGTGCAAATCGCCGCTGACCTGGCTCGCGCGGCGGCGGTCATCTCGATCCCGCTGGCATGGTGGCTGGACTGTCTGACGGTCGCCCAGCTGGTGATCGTGGCACTCGTGATCAGCTTCGCGAACGTCATCTTCGACGTGGCCAACTCGACCTTCCTGCCCTCGATCGTGAGCAAGGAGCAGTTGCAGTCCCGCAACAGCCTGACCTCCGGCACCCAGGCCACGACTCAGCTCGGCGGACCGTCCGTCGGCGGTCTCATCGTCCAGGTGCTCGGGGCGGTGCCCACCCTCCTCATCGACGCGGTCAGCTATCTGGTCTCAGCTCTGCTGCTGCGGACCCTGCCCGAACGCCGCGCCGAGGCCCCTGACCGCTGGCCGCCGGTGCGGGCGATGATCCGCGAAGGCTGGCGTTACGTCGTGCACCACCCGGTGATGGGCCCGTGCATGTGGGCCGCCACCGCGGCGAACACGGTCTGCGGGGCACAGCACGCGCTCTACGCGCTGTACCTCGTACGCGAGTTGCACGCCGCACCCGGCCTCGTCGGCCTGCTGTTGGCGGCGGACGGGGTCGGTACGCTGCTCGGCGCCGCGTTGACGAACCGGATCACGGCCAGGTTCGGGACCGCCCGGGCCCTGATCGTCGCCGGATTCGTCTCGCTCGCGGGGGCGCTTGTCATTCCTCTCGGCGCCGGCTGGCAGGCCTTTGTCGCCTTCGCCGCCGGCAACGTGGTTTTCTCCGTCGGTGTGGTGGTGCTCAGCGTGGTGACCCGCACCTACCGGCAGATGGCGAGCCCGCCCGAACTGCTGCCCCGGGTGATGGCCACGGTCCGCTTCGTCTCCTGGGGCGCGATCCCGATCGGCGGCTTGATCGCCGGGGTGATCGCCGGAATCGTCAGCAGCCGGGTCACCCTGATGGCTTTTGTCGTCGCGGCCGCCTGCATCCCGTTGGTCCTGCTGGCCTCACCGATCCGGCGCCTGCGCGATCTCAGCGATTATCACCAGGGATAGGTCCCTGACTGTCCGCAATCCCGCTGCGGCTGCCGGCGCTCGCTCGGGCCGTCACAGGGGGAACCGCTCCGGGCGGAAGTCCGCAAGCATCTCATCTCGCTTCCCGCTGAGGATCTCCGCAGCGAGCAGCCGGCCGATTACCGGCCCGAGTGTGATGCCACTGTGGGAAACGGCCTCGTAGTAGCCCGGCACAGACGGCACCGCTCCCACCGAGGGGTATCCGTCGGCTGGGATGGGCCGGTTGGCTACCCGTGTCTCTACGATGCGGGAGTCGCCGAGCTCGGGAACGACGTGCCGCGCCGATTCGTGGAGCCGCCGTCCGAGCTCCGCCGGATCTTCGCCCGTGTCGATGAGCGCGTCGACCTCTCGGCTGTGGAGGACCATCGAAGCGTCTCCGTCAGGACGGATCTCGATATGAGGCGCGTGCATGGCCCGGCGAATCGGGACCTGAGCACAGCTGATCCGGGTGACGACGCCGGGCTCCCGGCGCATCGGCAAGTGCCGTGCGACGAGCTCGGCGACGTGGGCGGCGCTGGGGCCTGCTGCGTTCACGACGATGTCGACGTCGAGGCGGCTCCCATCGGATAAGGCAACTGTCCGGATGCTCCCGTCGGCACCGGTGCCGATGTCACAGACCGCGGTGCCGGACCGGTGTTCGGCGCCGGATGCGACGGCCTGGCCGACCAGGCGGCCGACGAGATGACGTCCGTGCACCCAGGCTTCGTCGGGGTAGAACACGACTGGGGTTTCGCCGGGCATCGCCAGAGCAGGTTCGAGGCGGCGGCGCACCTCGGCCCCCGTGCACACCTCGACCCGGTAGTCCCAACGGGCCAGCAGCTCGACTGTTTCCAGGAGCTTCGCCTCCGCTGCGGGATCGTCCGTCCAGCGCAGGTGGCCGCTGGGGTACCACCATGAGTCCGGCCCGACGGTCCTGGCAAGCTCACGGTACGCCGCCATGCCCGCGACGTTCAGGTCGAAGTAGGACTTGCGCGCGGTCTTGTTGCTGGCATTGACCCACGAGAAAGACCAGTTGGTGACGCCTTCGCCCGGCTGGCCTGCGTCGATGAAGACCACCTCGGCGCCGTGCCGGGACAGGTTCCAGCCCACGCCGGCTCCGAGGATGCCCACTCCGATGACTGCGACACGTACAGGCCGCTGCACGGACCCGTTCCTCACGAACGCCACCTTCCCAGATCACGGGCGAACTGCCGTTTCCAGTATGCAAACATGTGGAACGGCGAGCACTACGAACGGGACCGGCAAACGCTCCTGAATCGGGTGCTGCGCTCATCGGCACACCACGTCATCTGGACGCGTTGACACGTCGACATACGGAGCAGGGCACAGCGGACCACCCCGAACAGCCGGCCGCCACGATGGCGGACAACCCGCCCAGCCGCCCCACCGGGCCGCACCACCTGCCGGACGGCATGCCGAGCCGTTCCAGGCCGTCTCCCGCCGCGACGACGCGGCACATGTGACCACGCCCGTGCCCGCCCGCCGGCATCCCCGGCATCCCCGGCGTGGCCGGCTGGCCGTCGCTCTCGCCGGAGGGGCGCTGGCCGCGGGGGCCCTGCTCGTCGTGACCACCGTCGTTCCCCCGGAGGCACCGCACCCCGGAACCTCCCAGAGCGCGATCCCCCGCCCTACCGCCCGCCAGATCCTGCTCGCCGCGGCCGACGCGATCGCCACCGCGCCCGCGGAGGGGGACTACTGGCGGATCAGACAGCTCACCAGGTCGATGATGATCGAACCCGGCCGCGCCTACGTTCTCCAGCGCAGTCTGTCGGAGGAGCGGTGGCTGGCACGGCGCCCGGACGACCAGGGCTGGCGGATCAGCCGTGACCTCGGCGCCGCACCCGCGACTCCGGAGGACGAGGCCGCCTGGCAGGCGGCGGGCTCACCGTCCAGTTGGCAGTACGCGACGGACACCGCCGGTCTGAACGCCACCTCGAACGAGAAGGTGCGGGCCACCCCGGCCAAGCCGGAGTCCGTCCGGCTGACGGGCGCGTGGCAGGGCTCGGGGGGCATGCTGCTGATGAAGCCGATGACCTGGGCGGACCTCGGCAAGATTCCCAGCGGGCCCGACAAGCTGCGCGCCTATCTGGAAGGGCGCATCCGGGCGGTGTCCGGATCGGCTGACCTCCAGCCGCGGCTGCGCGAGGCCTGTATGCAGATCCTCCGCGGCCTGGCCGTCTCCCCCGATGTTCGGGCGGGGGCGTACCGGCTGCTCGCGACCCTGCCGGGCATGCGGGCCGACGGCGAGGTGGCCGATCCGCTGGGCCGCCGCGGGCAGGCGCTCAGCTACGAGGTGGAGGCGAGTCCCGGCCGGACGACCGAGATCCGGGCCGTCAGGGCCGACGTAGGGGGCGCGCCGTGGCGGCGCGGTGGATGTCGCTTCGGCGGGCGCGCATGCGCCGGACTGGCTTTTCTACCGGGCGGAGTCCTGGATGGCTTGGACCAGCGCGATGCTGGCGGGCGGGTCGGGTGGATCGCCGTAGGTGGCGGCGTAGAGCCGGCGGGTGAAGCCGGTGAGTTCGGTGGCGTGAATGTCGGGTCGGCGGTGGGCTTGCAGCGCGAGGCCGGGCAGGGTGGCGACGCCTTTGCCTGCGGCGACGAGGGCTTGCACGACGACCATGTCGTCGCTGAGTGATGCGATGCGTGGAACGAAGCCTTCGTGCCGGCACAGCGTGATCAGCTCGTTCTGGCAGCGTTCGCAGCCGCCGATCCATGCGGAGTGACGATGGTTCGCGATGCTGTCGTCGGGTCGCCCGCTTATGAGATAGATCGGGTCGTCGCCGACGTGGACGAGGCGGAATCCCCCGTCCTCTTCCTCGACCGGGGCGCCGGCGTACCGGAAGATGAGTGCGACGTCGATCTCGCCGCCCCGCAGCATCTGCAGCGCTTCGACCGGGTGACGCTCGATCAGGATCAGCTCGAGTCCCGGATGCGCCTGGTCCAAGGCGGCGGCCGCCTTCGGCACGATCGTGCTCAGCGTCGACGCGTTGGCGGCCAGGCGGACCCGCCCCGCCCGCAGACCGATCTGCGCTGCCAGCTCGTTGGTCGCCGCGTCGACCCGTCCCACGATCTCGGTGGCCCGGTTGGCCAGCAGTCGCCCTTCAGGGGTCAACCGGATCCCACGGCCCACCCGCTGGACGAGCTTCACGCCGGTGGCCGCTTCCAGGCGAGACAGGTGATGACTCACCGACGGCTGCGTGTAGTGCAGCTCTCTGGCTGCCTCGGTCACGGACCCGTGACGTGCCACCGCGGCCAGAACCCTGAGATGGATCAGGTTCAGCATAGATAGAAGATATCAATGTGAATGTCGATGTATTGGCATTAGACGTCATCTATCGATCCGGCCATGCTCACTGGTGAGGGCGCCGGACGGCGGCGCCGAGCCGACCGAGGAGCATGATGAGCAAGCTCAGGTGTCACATCTCGATCTCGCTGGACGGGTTCGTCGCCGGCCCGAACCAGAGCGAGGAGAACCCGCTCGGCGAAGGTGGCGATCGGCTCCACGACTGGGTGGTTCGGCTGGCAGCCTTTCGCCGAGCCCACGGCGAGGAGGGCGGCGAGGTGACCGAGAGCACACGGGTGTTCGAGGAGTCGATCGACAACATCGGCGCCGGGGTGATGGGCAGGAACATGTTCGGCCCCATCGGCGGCGGCGCCTGGGGCGAGGAGCGGTGGACGGGCTGGTGGGGTGAGAACCCGCCCTTCCACTACCCCGTGTTCGTCCTCACCCATCACGCGCGTGATCCGGTGCAGATGGAGGGAGGGACCACGTACCACTTCGTCACCGACGGCATCGAGTCCGCGCTCGAGCAGGCGAAGAAGGCCGCCGGCAACAAGGACGTCATGCTGTGGGGCGGCGGCCACATCGCTCGGCAGTACCTGGCGGCGGGGCTGCTGGACGAGCTCGAGCTGCACGTCGTTCCGGTGTTGCTCGGTGGCGGTTCCCGCCTCCTCGACGACCTCGGGGACGCGGATGTACGACTCGAGCAGATCCGGGCGGTCGAGGCGCCCGGCGTCACCCACCTCAAGTACCGGATTCTGCCGGGTGCCGCGTCATGATCGACACAGCGATCATCGTCGACAGCGCCCGGCCCGGACACAACCCCATTACCCTGCCGGACCACGTCATGGCCTGGGGCGCCGCGCTGAAGGAGCATCATGGAGCCTGATCGTCTGCGGGCCTTCATCGACGACGTGGGACTCGTGGTGCGCAGCACCGGCGACGAGCACGAGATCACGGCGCGGATCGCCGAGCGGCTGTCCGCTCTGCTGGCCGGCGGTTACCGGCTTCCGCCGGAGGTCACGCGATCATCGTCCGCGCGTCACCTGACGTATCCGCTCTACATCGCTCCCGACGGCAGCTGGTCGATGGCATCCGTGGTCTGGGACGTGGGTCAGCGGACCAACGTGCATTCGCACGAGACGTGGGGCGTCGCCGGCATCTACGCGGGAGTCGAACACGAGCTCCGCTACCTCAAGCCGACGACGTCCACCGCGAGCGCGCCACTGACACCGGCCGGCGAAACGCGATGGGCGCCGGGGCAGGTGACCGTCTGCTGCACCACTGACGATGATGTCCATGCCGTCGCAGCCGTCGGCAGCGAACCCACCGTCGGGATCCACGTCTACGGCGGCGACATCGGCACGATCAGACGGCGGTCGTACGACCCCGCCACCGGCGAGGCCCGCTGGTTCGTCTCCGGCTGGGACAGCCCTGGGGACGTGCCCTGAGGACGCGGCACGCCGATGGCGACGTGGGCGGGCCTGGTGGCCCGGCTGCCGGCCGCCGAGCGGCTGGCCCGGGTACGGGCGGATCGCCTGCTCGGTCGACCCCGGCCGCGGTATCGTCCTGCTCGCCGCGCTCCCCCTCATGCTCAGCTGCGCGGAACACGGATGCCGCCTGGAAAGCATCCACGAGGTTCGCCGAGCCCACCGCTACGGCGAGCCGATGACCCCCGCCCGGTGCCGGACGCCATCGCCGCGCTGGACCGGCTCACCTTCGAAGGCATCGCCACCGGCGAGCGTCACGCTGCCCCAGCGCACGGTGCACGTCGGGGTGTGG
The Nonomuraea helvata genome window above contains:
- a CDS encoding MFS transporter — protein: MTVDSARGTSVFWRWWTAGTISAVGSAVGAVALPLTALTVVNASAFEMGMIVAASYVAWIVIGLPAGVMVQRLPMRRVQIAADLARAAAVISIPLAWWLDCLTVAQLVIVALVISFANVIFDVANSTFLPSIVSKEQLQSRNSLTSGTQATTQLGGPSVGGLIVQVLGAVPTLLIDAVSYLVSALLLRTLPERRAEAPDRWPPVRAMIREGWRYVVHHPVMGPCMWAATAANTVCGAQHALYALYLVRELHAAPGLVGLLLAADGVGTLLGAALTNRITARFGTARALIVAGFVSLAGALVIPLGAGWQAFVAFAAGNVVFSVGVVVLSVVTRTYRQMASPPELLPRVMATVRFVSWGAIPIGGLIAGVIAGIVSSRVTLMAFVVAAACIPLVLLASPIRRLRDLSDYHQG
- a CDS encoding winged helix-turn-helix transcriptional regulator, which encodes MKRADLPDADCGIAQALGVIGDWWTFLVVRDIAGGTTRFDGLQRALGVSRRALAERLAGLVAHGVLEKRAYSDHPPRYDYLLTAKGEGLLPALIALQDWGTRYVMGDGALTATSEDGSAEARRVHELVDRKMPDVVLERHDGEPVAPNAPGGVWTVLYFFPGAFAPGTQDYPPGWADIPGATGCTLESLTYASRYADFEASGAAIRGVSTQRPDQLAAFVAHARLPYPLLSDQDSKLAAGLLLPTFRAAGVDRFKRFTLLVDPDAIIRAVQYPINDPAGSVEEMLALVRGR
- a CDS encoding DUF664 domain-containing protein; this translates as MDVEGHDAWRGRVSPRWVLIHMIEEYAWHNGHADLLRACIDGREACEPAHLRHREHAGGDVRLPHSGQRPCPLPLIGRGRGRASLPRSRPDH
- the hemC gene encoding hydroxymethylbilane synthase; translated protein: MNPLTEVVLDRFSETPLRIGTRTSTMAKIQSSHVAELITRLVPGIAIEIVPTQVSADLWPGDLAEIGGKGAFSKEIDRALTGARIDIAVHCMKDVPGDVPLAEGTAFGAYLPRDDVHDVVVTRGDVPFADLPPGSLIGTSSVRRHAQLSIHRPDLRTERIRGNVDTRLNHLDEKDSKYAALVLARTSLIRLGLLDRHHEVLPLEFHSAEEGIVSMVPPVGAGVIGLQARNSDTPVMRLLDELNHPLTASHILAERTMLHLLSGHCNSPIAGHASTTPDGQMGLFGMVFNPDGSAFVRSQAWGDHSDPAALGARVAADLLHQGARNLIAATRK
- a CDS encoding dihydrofolate reductase family protein — translated: MSKLRCHISISLDGFVAGPNQSEENPLGEGGDRLHDWVVRLAAFRRAHGEEGGEVTESTRVFEESIDNIGAGVMGRNMFGPIGGGAWGEERWTGWWGENPPFHYPVFVLTHHARDPVQMEGGTTYHFVTDGIESALEQAKKAAGNKDVMLWGGGHIARQYLAAGLLDELELHVVPVLLGGGSRLLDDLGDADVRLEQIRAVEAPGVTHLKYRILPGAAS
- a CDS encoding FAD-dependent oxidoreductase; this encodes MAFVRNGSVQRPVRVAVIGVGILGAGVGWNLSRHGAEVVFIDAGQPGEGVTNWSFSWVNASNKTARKSYFDLNVAGMAAYRELARTVGPDSWWYPSGHLRWTDDPAAEAKLLETVELLARWDYRVEVCTGAEVRRRLEPALAMPGETPVVFYPDEAWVHGRHLVGRLVGQAVASGAEHRSGTAVCDIGTGADGSIRTVALSDGSRLDVDIVVNAAGPSAAHVAELVARHLPMRREPGVVTRISCAQVPIRRAMHAPHIEIRPDGDASMVLHSREVDALIDTGEDPAELGRRLHESARHVVPELGDSRIVETRVANRPIPADGYPSVGAVPSVPGYYEAVSHSGITLGPVIGRLLAAEILSGKRDEMLADFRPERFPL
- a CDS encoding LysR family transcriptional regulator, which gives rise to MLNLIHLRVLAAVARHGSVTEAARELHYTQPSVSHHLSRLEAATGVKLVQRVGRGIRLTPEGRLLANRATEIVGRVDAATNELAAQIGLRAGRVRLAANASTLSTIVPKAAAALDQAHPGLELILIERHPVEALQMLRGGEIDVALIFRYAGAPVEEEDGGFRLVHVGDDPIYLISGRPDDSIANHRHSAWIGGCERCQNELITLCRHEGFVPRIASLSDDMVVVQALVAAGKGVATLPGLALQAHRRPDIHATELTGFTRRLYAATYGDPPDPPASIALVQAIQDSAR